The sequence TTGACTGTGTCATTTTCTGAAGCCATAACCGCCCAAGTTGTACACAGCGCGAAAGCCAATTCGGTTTAAATAAAATTGTTTACCGGGCATTGCAGCACGTCCGGCATGAACAGCTTCAGGTAAGGTATCGCCAGGAAAGTATCTGCCTGAATCGGGTTCGATAGCGACAAAGCGACCGTGATGTTCCGGCTCCAATTGCGATTTCAAATGTTCGTCATGAAATCGCTTTCCGCGCGCCGCCAAACTTTCGCCAACGTCAGTTTCAAAAGATGTCGTCATCGCAAAACTCCTTTGGTTCGGAACATTTTTAAACTGGTTTGCCGCTTCGAGTTTATCAGAATCCCGATTGATTGATGGATTTCTTGTCGAATTTCGGCGCGTATTTCTGCGCCACTTTTTCGATTTCGCTCGCTTTGCCGATTAATACGAAAACCAGATTGTCGAGCGGGTAATATTCTTTAATGATGCGCTGGGCGTCCTGCATAGTCATCGCATCAATCTTCGCATAGAGTCCGTTGATGTCGGCTTCCGTGAGTCCAAAAAATTCGAGTTGGGCAATCGCCGCTGCCAACTGGTCGGTGGTTTCAATGCTGGTCGGAAACAGACCTTTGATGTAGGTCTTTGCCGATTTCAACTCTTCTTCAGTAATACCTTTTTCGTGAAGCCGTTTCAAAATGTTCAAGGTGCGGTCAATCGCTTCTTCGGTTTTTTCGTTGCGCGTGTAGGTTGAAATGATGAACGCGCCTTTGGCTTTGCGTTCCTCAAAATTCGAGCGCGCGCCATAAGTGAGTCCGGTTTGGATGCGCAATTCGCTATTGAGCATCGAGGTGAACCTGCCGCCGAAAAGCGTATTCACGACGTTGATATAAACCCGGTCGGCATTGGTTCGGGCAATGCCGAGGTTGCCAATCATGTAAAAAGTTTGCGTCGCGTCGGGTTTATCAACAAGCAACAATTTTTTACCTTGCACAGCGGGCGCATCCGTGACCTTCAACGCCGTATTGCCTTTCGCATTCCACGCGCCGAATTTATCGGTGAGCATTTTCTCCATCTCACTCGAATTGAAATCACCGGCGACCGCCAGAATGGTATTTGCGGGCGTGTACCAGCTTTGATAGAACTTGGCGACATCCCCCTGGGTGATTGCGGCAAGCGATTTTTCGCTACCCTGTGTCGGGCGACCATAAAGGTGATTGCCATAAAGATAACCCGCGAAGTAAATGCCAATCACCCCTTGCGCGCGGTCTTTTGCAGCCTTGATGCCATCGACACGTTGTTTGATTAATTTAGTGACTTCGGCTTGCGGGAATGTCGGATTGAGCAAAGTATCCGCGAGTATGTCAAAGCCGGTCTTCATATCTTTTTTAATAAACTCGGCAGAACCTGTGGTTGCATCATAATTGACATTGGCTGCCAACTCGCCGCCGATGAAATCGAGTTCCGAAGAAACCTGGTCAGCGGTGCGCGTCTTCGTGCCTTTGCGCAAAAGTTCGGCGGTAACGGACGCGAGTCCTTCTTTACCGGCAGGGTCA comes from Acidobacteriota bacterium and encodes:
- a CDS encoding pitrilysin family protein, coding for MKRLSACIWCLMLIATTAVAYPTANGDLKLPTYKKVKLPNGMTLLLMEQHEVPVISFNFIVKAGSTADPAGKEGLASVTAELLRKGTKTRTADQVSSELDFIGGELAANVNYDATTGSAEFIKKDMKTGFDILADTLLNPTFPQAEVTKLIKQRVDGIKAAKDRAQGVIGIYFAGYLYGNHLYGRPTQGSEKSLAAITQGDVAKFYQSWYTPANTILAVAGDFNSSEMEKMLTDKFGAWNAKGNTALKVTDAPAVQGKKLLLVDKPDATQTFYMIGNLGIARTNADRVYINVVNTLFGGRFTSMLNSELRIQTGLTYGARSNFEERKAKGAFIISTYTRNEKTEEAIDRTLNILKRLHEKGITEEELKSAKTYIKGLFPTSIETTDQLAAAIAQLEFFGLTEADINGLYAKIDAMTMQDAQRIIKEYYPLDNLVFVLIGKASEIEKVAQKYAPKFDKKSINQSGF